TCTGTCGGGTGGAAACTAACACCGACACCCGTCTCTTGGCTGCGGTTCTAGTACTATTTTCGGTAGGTGGGTTAGTTGTGGTCAGTGAGCAAAGGCTCTTGTGGGCCAAGGTCATTCCCAAGGGATGAATGGCACTGTCCCATTTAAGTTATGAATGTGTTTACAGTGTGAGGATGGTTAAAGACAATTTACAGACCTCCAGAAGAATCCTAATCATGTATTTTAGAGTTAAAGGCAGTGTTTTAATTTTTAACATTACTGGAAAGAAGCCCTTGACTATGTAACCTTGAATCTCAGCACTTCTCTGTATTGAAAGAATCATTACCGAACTTTGTCAGTGTCAGGAAATGTAGGGAAAATATTCATTCTCGAAATATGTCGAATACATTGCATATAGTTAAAGTAAGTTAATAAGTAATTTAAATAGAGGAAATTTCCTGCTGAATTTGGGCAGTGAATTAGCCATATGTTATCTGCATATGTTTTTTGACGACCGCTTCTGTTTTAACAGACGGTGAAGCCTTTGTAATGGACTTGGCAGAGCATGTCAagaaacagagatggtggaacaAAATGTTTGGCAATAATTCTGGGCCAGCTGCTGAGAAGTACTCGGTAGCCACTCAACTTGCTATCGGAGGAGTGACTGGCTGGTGAGTGGTAACAATACGAAACCCTGACACAACAAGAAGCTCCCGCAGCCACAACACTGTAGTCTGAATGTGCTGTGTGTTCACCCTCTAGGTGCGCAGGGTATTTGTTTCAGAGAGTTGGGAAGCTGGCAGCGTCAGCAGTGGGCGGCGGCTTCTTTCTGCTGCAGGTGATGTAGGGTCTTCACTCCGCCCCCTCGCCCAGGTTGACCCCGTCGGCCTCTGACGCACACACTCGCTTTGCCCTCCTAGATCGCCAATCACACGGGATACATCAAAGTGGACTGGAAGAGGGTGGAGCGAGACGTGAACAAGGCCAAGAAGCAGCTGAAGCTGAACGCAGAGAAGCCGTCGAAAGAAGTGAGGACGAAAGTGGACGAGGTAAAGTGACGTGGCCGTGTTTGTTTTCCAGCGTGTAGCGCAATCTCGTCTGGTGCTTGAACACTGCGTAGCCTGTATTCCCGGGCCCTGAGGTTCAGAGGAGTGTACAACACTGAGTAAACAACAGCTGATCCTGCTCAACAGGATGCGGTTACAGCTAGATAAAGCTGTGCTAAACTTTCTACTTGCTGTTCTTCCTACATCCTCTATTATACTGTACCATGCTGTATTTTGTAGCACTTGTAGTGTGGTCATCATGTCCATACATTACTAGCTCATCAACAGTAAGCACCCAAGTCCATAATGAATCACTACAcagttttgcttttcttttgtaAAGGTGCAGTCATTTGTGAAGAAGAACATCGTGCTGACAGGCGGGTTTGCTGGAGGGTTCCTACTTGGCCTGGCGTCATAAATACAGCCTCCTCCATTTTATGTGTACTACCAGTTTAGAATAAAACAGATGCCAACTTACTGCATGCAACAGAACTTGGCATTTAAATGATCGGCACTGCAACTTTTGTTCCACTGAATACTCTTGTGTTATTGACTGTAATTGTTTAATCTTGTTTTCATTAGCAAACACAGCCAAATGTTAAACTGTTCCATAAGCTGTCTTTTTATGTATATTGATTTTAGATTTTAATTAACTTTCCCTTTTGATTTCTTTTTACAATTTG
This DNA window, taken from Brachyhypopomus gauderio isolate BG-103 unplaced genomic scaffold, BGAUD_0.2 sc160, whole genome shotgun sequence, encodes the following:
- the fundc2 gene encoding FUN14 domain-containing protein 2 isoform X1, with translation MADTKKDGEAFVMDLAEHVKKQRWWNKMFGNNSGPAAEKYSVATQLAIGGVTGWCAGYLFQRVGKLAASAVGGGFFLLQIANHTGYIKVDWKRVERDVNKAKKQLKLNAEKPSKEVRTKVDEVQSFVKKNIVLTGGFAGGFLLGLAS
- the fundc2 gene encoding FUN14 domain-containing protein 2 isoform X2, giving the protein MDLAEHVKKQRWWNKMFGNNSGPAAEKYSVATQLAIGGVTGWCAGYLFQRVGKLAASAVGGGFFLLQIANHTGYIKVDWKRVERDVNKAKKQLKLNAEKPSKEVRTKVDEVQSFVKKNIVLTGGFAGGFLLGLAS